In the Malassezia vespertilionis chromosome 3, complete sequence genome, one interval contains:
- the BCP1 gene encoding Mss4p nuclear export (COG:U; EggNog:ENOG503NVUT; BUSCO:EOG092649VA): MSMDEEEEDRDFINVEFDFSAPCKTDHQALKRLFQQLFYTHAPQMDIGAMADYIIRLSQDNGIGTVVKVDDMEQVHDPYAVVSAMTIGVPGAEAAEQMRAYLVKQLLRGASGKALLELVQSASASSPLVMLLHERMINLPVQVVPPMLRMLYEEYEQGREEVTPVAPKPSHMLVFSRAFSADAFEEENAEATGLAGARKRKAEEATLGNKSMRKQLKQVSGRAPKRQADGLGSFHPEDEVMMECASHTYTFRFPPPPDAADTYEAPIFGRIFAIPYAQVPAVIKRVEEEWPVPS, encoded by the coding sequence ATGTCTatggacgaggaagaggaagacAGGGATTTTATAAACGTCGAGTTTGACTTCTCCGCGCCTTGCAAGACTGACCACCAGGCGCTCAAACGCCTCTTTCAGCAGCTTTTTTATACGCATGCACCGCAGATGGACATTGGCGCGATGGCAGACTACATCATCCGGCTGAGCCAAGACAACGGGATTGGTACCGTAGTCAAAGTGGATGATATGGAACAGGTGCACGATCCCTACGCCGTCGTGAGTGCAATGACGATCGGTGTACCGGGCGCCGAAGCGGCGGAGCAAATGCGCGCCTATCTCGTAAAACAGCtattgcgcggcgcttcgggCAAGGCGCTGCTAGAACTTGTGCAGTCTGCTTCTGCTTCTTCACCGCTTGTGATGctgctgcacgagcgcatgATCAATTTGCCGGTTCAAGTCGTGCCTCCAATGCTCCGCATGCTGTACGAAGAGTATGAGCAAGGACGAGAAGAGGTGACGCCTGTAGCACCGAAACCATCGCACATGCTTGTGTTTTCGCGTGCGTTTAGTGCAGATGCGTTTGAAGAAGAGAACGCGGAGGCGACAGGtcttgcaggcgcgcgaaaacGCAAGGCAGAGGAAGCTACACTTGGAAACAAGAGCATGCGGAAGCAGCTGAAGCAGGTGTCGGGGCGTGCACCAAAAAGGCAGGCCGACGGGCTGGGCTCCTTCCACCCCGAGGACGAAGTAATGATGGAATGTGCGTCGCATACGTACACCTTCCGCTTCCCTCCGCCGCCAGACGCAGCAGACACGTACGAGGCGCCGATTTTTGGACGCATATTTGCCATTCCCTATGCCCAAGTGCCTGCTGTAATTAAGCGTGTAGAAGAAGAGTGGCCTGTGCCTAGCTAG
- a CDS encoding uncharacterized protein (COG:O; EggNog:ENOG503NWFJ) produces the protein MACPARMRLHTSARHFQQPPGGGGFQGMRMNPNQGESKPGDTLKEYSTNLTDLAREGKLDPVIGRDGEIRRTIQVLSRRTKSNPVLVGPAGVGKTSVMEGLAQRIVNKEVPESLQDKEICALDLGKLLAGASYRGAFEERFKALLADLEHEAGSVIVFIDELHMLLNLGKAEGSLDAANMMKPMLARGTLHCAGATTYDEYRRYIEKDPALARRFQPVTVLEPTVDQTVAILRGLRDRYELHHGVGVSDGALVTAANYAARYLSERKLPDSAIDLLDEAMSALRLQQESKPEQIETLDREILTLQIELESLRNETDPLSVERRGFCEQELNVKRQECAKLTSTWMEEREHLDKVKEIKGEIERSRIELERATREGDFQRVAELTYGRIPDLNAELPKEEELIKGANGESSMLHDRITSDDIANVVAKITGVPVRNLIRGERERLMGIEDQLRHRIVGQDQALEAIGHAVRLSRAGLHSAKRPLASFMFLGGTGVGKTEAAKGLAEFLFDSEKMIQINCSELSESHSVSKLIGSPPGYVGHEDGGQLTEQVRRQPYSVVLFDEIEKANRSIHTLLLQIMEEGRLQDSQGRVVDFRQTIIILTTNVGAEVLYEPGATDSEGRPTPEALKRVTKDVSRAFAPELLNRLDEQIVFNNLAAATLNGIVNIRLKEVEQRLHDKRIRIEVDGAAREWLAKAGYEPAFGARPLNRLIQKRLLNPLASEIIQGTVSEGDTVRVTIGKENDSLQFNIVSGETEHSQRNEDEHGNEGQDKQNRDNKVLGSE, from the coding sequence ATGGCTTGCCCCGcgcggatgcgcttgcacacaTCTGCGCGCCACTTTCAGCAGCCGCCGGGTGGTGGCGGTTTCCAAGGCATGCGCATGAATCCCAATCAAGGAGAGAGCAAACCGGGCGACACCTTGAAAGAATACTCTACAAATTTGACGGACCTGGCACGCGAAGGTAAGCTTGACCCGGTGATTGGCCGTGACGGCGAAATCCGCCGCACCATTCAAGTGCTTTCGAGGCGTACCAAGTCTAACCCTGTACTTGTGGGTCCCGCTGGTGTAGGCAAGACCTCAGTTATGGAgggcctcgcgcagcgtattGTGAATAAAGAAGTCCCTGAGTCGCTGCAGGACAAGGAAATCTGTGCGCTGGATCTTGGCAAGCTACTCGCTGGCGCATCCTACCGCGGTGCATTTGAGGAGCGCTTTAAAGCACTTTTGGCCGATCTCGAGCACGAGGCGGGCAGTGTGATTGTGTTTatcgacgagctgcacatGCTCTTGAACCTTGGCAAGGCTGAAGGCTCGCTCGATGCGGCGAACATGATGAAGCCCATGCTGGCtcgcggcacgctgcactgTGCAGGGGCGACTACCTACGACGAGTACCGCCGCTACATTGAAAAGGATCCTGCGCTTGCAAGGCGCTTCCAGCCTGTCACTGTATTGGAGCCCACCGTGGATCAAACCGTTGCGATTTTGCGTGGTCTCCGCGACCGCTACGAGCTGCATCATGGCGTTGGCGTGAGTGATGGGGCACTGGTTACTGCAGCAAATTATGCCGCGCGCTATCTTTCGGAGCGCAAACTCCCTGACTCTGCTATTGATCTCTTGGACGAGGCCATgtctgcgctgcgtctcCAGCAAGAAAGCAAACCTGAGCAGATTGAGACGCTGGACCGCGAAATTTTGACACTTCAGATTGAGCTCGAGTCTTTGCGCAATGAAACTGACCCTCTTTCTGTCGAGCGCAGGGGATTTTGCGAGCAGGAACTCAACGTGAAGCGCCAAGAATGTGCCAAGCTTACCTCGACATGGATGGAGGAGCGTGAGCACCTCGACAAGGTCAAGGAAATTAAGGGAGAAATCGAGCGCAGTCGTATtgagctcgagcgcgcgacCCGTGAAGGTGACTTCCAGCGTGTCGCGGAGCTTACCTACGGCCGCATTCCCGACCTCAACGCCGAGCTTCCCAAAGAGGAGGAGCTCATTAAGGGTGCGAATGGCGAGTCGAGTATGTTGCACGATCGCATCACCAGCGACGACATTGCCAATGTTGTAGCCAAGATAACgggcgtgcctgtgcgcaacCTGAtccgcggcgagcgtgaGCGTCTCATGGGCATTGAAGACCAATTGCGCCACCGCATCGTCGGCCAAGACCAGGCGCTTGAGGCCATTGGCCACGCTGTTCGTCTCAGCCGCGCCGGTCTGCACTCGGCAAAGCGTCCGTTGGCATCCTTCATGTTCCTTGGTGGTACTGGTGTCGGTAAGACAGAGGCCGCCAAGGGCCTTGCCGAATTTCTCTTTGACTCGGAGAAGATGATCCAAATTAACTGTTCCGAACTGAGCGAATCTCACTCGGTCTCGAAACTGATTGGGTCTCCGCCTGGCTACGTCGGCCACGAGGACGGTGGTCAGCTTACGGAGCAAGTGCGTCGTCAACCGTACTCTGTTGTATTGTTTGACGAGATTGAAAAGGCGAACCGCAGCATCCATACACTTCTTCTTCAAATTATGGAAGAAGGTCGCTTGCAGGATTCGCAGGGCCGTGTCGTCGACTTCCGCCAAACGATTATTATTCTTACCACCAACGTGGGTGCCGAGGTGCTCTACGAGCCTGGCGCTACAGACAGTGAAGGCCGCCCAACACCGGAGGCGCTGAAGCGTGTGACCAAAGACGTGAGCCGCGCTTTTGCTCCGGAGCTGCTCAACCGCCTGGACGAACAAATTGTGTTCAACAATCTTGCCGCTGCGACCCTTAACGGCATTGTCAATATCCGCCTGAAGGaggtcgagcagcgcctgcacgacaagcgcatccgcatcgAAGTCGATGGGGCCGCAAGGGAATGGCTTGCCAAGGCGGGCTACGAGCCagcgtttggcgcacgtCCATTAAACCGTCTCATCCAGAAGCGCCTCTTAAATCCACTTGCCTCCGAAATTATACAAGGCACGGTTTCCGAAGGTGACACTGTGCGCGTGACGATTGGCAAGGAAAACGACAGCCTCCAGTTCAACATTGTTTCTGGCGAAACAGAGCACAGCCAAAGAAACGAAGACGAACATGGCAATGAGGGGCAAGACAAGCAAAATCGGGACAACAAGGTCCTTGGATCGGAGTAG
- a CDS encoding uncharacterized protein (EggNog:ENOG503NZYD; COG:T; TransMembrane:1 (o847-865i)), producing MVDQSGHIGLGNTTPPRHAAKNGTANAAQSPHARKGMHVDAEEHDGSATSGPAPSKRERTEWEKNRGAGSSVILWHEHLREKDPEAWREFNWTALDVVPSIAKVLQMCSNPVEVVGMDRLLDWGITDYTILPRVLGRGRFSTVYLAVKNNTYYAIKHTALFPHHELVATRLLREPRLLAELPPHPNLVTVTETIRTPGHFYLVEEYLEGYITLEQLIPRRCTTKSPTVPVLPLADAEKIFKQLVLVLYAIHWPLRVCHRDVKPENVMVHPETLHLKLLDFGLATHFSKSRAKLTTCCGSPAFHCPEIVAALASPPGYVAYWGPEVDAWTCGMTMLRCLSGIRYPLGTSHTTSAAMASRAKQVLRTFPQSALRDNIALLLDTNGERRMRNFKDLAEHFLQSEPSNPIARNELKSTTFIPTVPQHSISLPLLRTQAPSTRVVPSALPLPGMGQEPLYTELTLLNVTKQPPGRIMSFIKYALRCAGILFQVLPGSDTSDMAHATALHCVVELTDGERDGPWTNLLHSVMSILGQPNKDEPYMVVPTRSKSVKSTAVLPENADSTVKPCSGPSGKQGSLTMLAFNLLIVFPSAAHDETATPHDGMGTFVARMGGTADRAPISQPAAAAASPEGANTPLPWSGAADVVHAYVSNQRAVPYVRGALSCGGIREQETPPLPKGVSPTASANKMLSSENAYADPLGPDALLASLHNIQSSLTAVLALEEGQEDTASLDRLNRRMLYLCTRITGDLADTSRKEAVISTLQAYNFEALETLAPALALVEEKAKRENALETKERAESTGSLALTILELFAQHSSAKEMLLGVQEQIEFYGGALYDEASGPPMRKNAQLLQTILGLLQLLLIVIPMVKAKKPSVFLEPVLELLSPKLYVHILPTALHAVDTVDTREELATQSVVVLCELLLSIRAWCKRQGSEGMLLDLGTMLIQGLHAMHSYLPYIANGTSKRDRNEAAVRPLVCVQTTPLKAEHVTGRVTVWNIVRKTCDMLHLNLVERAFPPKGARHSVQEARRAFLVLAQQLAYELFVSRVQGRSRNRLRYAMWNAEVLGDPMLWTPSIARELLDRCAEVFPTMYLAELGTLHTLPSPALLEAATEVQQTDMMIAFVQWSLDALHRSDATHVLPDTTTEHLTRTLAFLAVVTPLPLLRHQAFLCTSKLLQDYSSADATVAMLQEMLAPLSPQPLRTATVNLVRTICFAHITALERAKAIDAAHDPLFAHGRLWSALQGMLFVLPHLAPRYEDHDALRELESFLVDHRAYLQECCVLYYLISCRDVHNYTGLDVHQVSREFIGPLAAFVHGWEQFCATHHDVGVAVRNEIMVLDDSVTQAETSMDRDHVKYTLL from the coding sequence ATGGTGGATCAGTCGGGCCATATAGGCTTAGGCAATACAACGCCACCACGCCATGCAGCGAAAAACGGGACTGCGAACGCGGCACAATCTCCCCATGCCCGGAAAGGAATGCATGTAGACGCCGAGGAGCATGACGGAAGCGCTACTTCAGGCCCTGCCCCATCGAAGCGTGAACGCACCGAGTGGGAAAAGAACCGCGGTGCAGGGAGCAGCGTGATTCTGTGGCACGAGCACctgcgcgaaaaagaccCCGAAGCTTGGCGTGAGTTCAACTGGACGGCGTTGGACGTCGTGCCCTCCATAGCCAAGGTCCTTCAGATGTGCAGCAACCCTGTCGAGGTGGTTGGAATGGACCGGCTTTTGGACTGGGGCATCACTGACTACACAATCCTGCCGCGAGTCTTGGGCCGCGGCCGATTCTCCACTGTATACCTCGCTGTGAAGAACAATACTTACTATGCCATTAAACACACGGCGCTATTTCCACACCACGAGCTGGTCGCCACACGGTTACTCCGCGAGCCACGgctcctcgccgagctgccGCCGCATCCAAACCTGGTCACAGTGACTGAAACGATCCGCACGCCGGGCCACTTTTATCTCGTGGAAGAATATTTAGAAGGATACATTACCCTGGAACAGCTTATCccacgacgctgcacgacCAAATCACCCACCGTCCCAGTGCTGCCACTGGCCGATGCGGAGAAGATTTTTAAACAGCTGGTCCTTGTTCTTTACGCAATCCACTGGCCGTTGCGCGTATGCCACAGAGATGTGAAGCCGGAAAACGTCATGGTGCATCCCGAAACGCTGCATCTCAAGCTTCTAGACTTTGGCCTTGCAACGCATTTCAGCAAGAGTCGTGCAAAGCTGACAACCTGCTGCGGCTCGCCTGCATTCCACTGCCCAGAAATtgtcgccgcgctcgcctCGCCGCCAGGATATGTTGCATATTGGGGCCCCGAAGTCGATGCGTGGACCTGCGGTATGacgatgctgcgctgcttaTCTGGAATTCGATACCCACTTGGCACATCCCACAcaacaagcgccgcgatggCATCGCGTGCCAAACAAGTCCTGCGCACGTTTCCCCAgagtgcactgcgcgacaACATTGCTCTTTTGCTGGACACGAatggcgagcggcgcatgcgcaatTTCAAGGACCTCGCCGAGCACTTTTTGCAGAGCGAGCCGAGCAATCCAATTGCACGCAACGAACTCAAAAGCACCACATTTATTCCTACTGTGCCCCAGCATTCTATCTCGCTTCCACTACTCCGTACGCAGGCGCCTTCCACGCGCGTTGTCCCGAGTGCGCTTCCGCTTCCCGGCATGGGACAAGAGCCTTTGTACACAGAGCTCACGCTGCTCAATGTGACCAAACAGCCGCCAGGGCGCATCATGTCGTTTATCAAGTACGCGCTTCGGTGTGCAGGCATCCTGTTCCAAGTCTTACCTGGGTCGGACACGTCCGATATGGCGCATGCTACAGCACTGCATTGCGTCGTGGAATTGACAgacggcgagcgcgacgggcCATGGACCAATCTACTCCACTCTGTCATGTCGATACTGGGACAGCCAAACAAAGACGAGCCATACATGGTTGTTCCGACACGGAGCAAATCAGTAAAGTCGACGGCAGTGCTACCGGAAAATGCAGACTCGACTGTGAAGCCATGTAGTGGCCCTTCAGGAAAGCAGGGCTCACTCACCATGCTTGCTTTCAACTTGTTGATTGTATTCCcctctgcagcgcacgacgaAACGGCGACGCCGCATGATGGCATGGGAACCTTTGTGGCACGGATGGGCGGGACTGCCGACCGTGCGCCTATTTCACAGCCCGCAGCGGCAGCCGCGTCGCCTGAGGGTGCAAACACGCCGTTGCCGTGGTCCGGTGCTGCGGATGTGGTGCATGCATACGTGTCAAACCAGCGCGCTGTTCCATACGTACGTGGCGCGCTCAGCTGCGGTGGTATCCGCGAGCAAGAAACACCACCCCTACCCAAAGGCGTTTCGCCCACGGCCTCTGCAAATAAAATGCTGTCGAGCGAAAATGCCTACGCGGATCCCCTGGGGCCcgacgcgctccttgcCTCTTTGCACAACATTCAATCGTCCCTGACGGCTGTGCTTGCCCTTGAGGAAGGTCAAGAGGACACTGCCAGTTTGGACCGGCTCAATCGCCGCATGCTGTACCTTTGCACACGCATCACGGGCGACTTAGCCGATACCTCGCGCAAAGAAGCAGTCAtcagcacgctgcaagcgtACAACTTTGAGGCACTCGAGACACTTGCACCTGCACTGGCGTTGGTAGAGGAAAAGGCAAAGCGAGAGAATGCGTTGGAGACCAAGGAGCGTGCAGAAAGTACTGGCAGTTTGGCCTTGACTATTTTGGagctttttgcgcagcacagcagtGCCAAGGAGATGCTCCTGGGCGTGCAAGAGCAAATTGAGTTCtacggcggcgcattgtaCGATGAAGCAAGTGGGCCCCCTATGCGCAAGAACGCACAACTCCTCCAGACTATCCTGGGGCTATTGCAGCTCTTACTCATTGTGATTCCCATGGTCAAGGCAAAGAAACCAAGTGTCTTTCTGGAGCCTGTCCTGGAGCTCTTGTCCCCAAAGCTCTACGTCCACATTCTTCctacggcgctgcacgctgtAGACACTGTGGATACCCGCGAAGAACTGGCGACACAGTCTGTTGTCGTCCTCTGCGAGCTCTTACTGAGCATCCGTGCGTGGTGTAAGCGCCAAGGGAGCGAGGGAATGCTTCTAGATTTAGGCACGATGCTGATCCAAGGCCTCCACGCAATGCATTCCTATCTGCCGTACATTGCTAATGGCACTTCGAAACGCGACCGCAACGAGGCTGCTGTACGACCTCTCGTATGCGTTCAAACCACGCCGTTGAAGGCAGAACACGTCACCGGGCGCGTCACCGTGTGGAACATTGTGCGAAAAACATGCGACATGCTGCACCTAAACTTGGTCGAGCGTGCATTTCCGCCTAAAGGCGCACGTCACAGTGTACAGGAAGCACGTCGTGCCTTCttggtgcttgcgcagcagctaGCGTACGAACTGTTCGTCTCGCGCGTACAAGGCCGCTCTCGCAATCGGCTGCGGTACGCCATGTGGAATGCCGAAGTGCTTGGCGATCCAATGCTCTGGACACcaagcattgcgcgcgaacTATTAGATCGCTGCGCCGAGGTATTCCCCACCATGTACCTTGCAGAGCTAGGCACACTCCACACGCTACCATCCCCTGCTTTGTTAGAGGCTGCTACCGAAGTTCAGCAGACAGACATGATGATTGCTTTTGTGCAATGGTCGCTGGATGCCTTGCACCGCAGCGACGCTACACATGTGCTGCCCGACACGACAACAGAACACCTCACACGCACACTCGCATTTTTGGCCGTGGTGACGCCGCTGCCTCTTTTGCGCCATCAAGCGTTTTTGTGCACGTCCAAGCTTTTGCAGGACTACAGCTCGGCAGACGCGACCGTTGCAATGCTGCAGGAAATGCTTGCGCCACTGTCGCCGCAGCCACTGCGCACTGCCACAGTGAATCTTGTGCGCACAatttgctttgcgcacatcactgcgctggagcgcgcaaaagcaatTGACGCTGCACACGATCCACTTTTTGCTCATGGCCGGTTGTGGTCGGCTTTGCAAGGCATGCTGTTTGTGCTGCcgcacttggcgccgcgctaCGAAGATCACGATGCGCTACGTGAATTGGAGTCGTTTTTGGTGGATCACCGCGCTTACCTGCAAGAATGCTGCGTATTATACTATTTGATATCTTGCCGCGACGTGCACAACTACACTGGTCTGGATGTGCACCAAGTTTCGCGCGAATTCATCGGCCCCCTTGCGGCGTTTGTCCATGGCTGGGAACAGTTCTGCGCAACACACCACGACGTGGGCGTGGCAGTACGAAATGAAATTATGGTACTTGACGACAGCGTCACGCAAGCGGAAACCAGCATGGACCGCGATCACGTAAAATATACTCTCCTCTAG